One window of the Rhodococcus sovatensis genome contains the following:
- a CDS encoding DUF5655 domain-containing protein, with the protein MTGTVDEYLAPFSDHVAEMMLEFREAVLASGPEVFEKVHRTEISWSRKRVFAGAFVKSGRLEVSFHLLRAVEHPRLRESFYTTKKVVTHRLAFDEPGQVDEKIRSWLVEAYETVGPGTR; encoded by the coding sequence ATGACCGGAACTGTCGACGAATACCTCGCTCCCTTCTCGGATCACGTCGCCGAGATGATGCTGGAATTCCGCGAAGCTGTGCTCGCATCCGGTCCGGAGGTTTTCGAGAAGGTCCATCGCACTGAAATCTCGTGGTCCCGGAAACGCGTCTTCGCCGGTGCATTCGTGAAGTCGGGGCGGCTGGAGGTCTCGTTTCACCTGCTTCGCGCAGTCGAGCATCCCCGATTGCGCGAGTCGTTCTACACGACGAAGAAGGTCGTCACGCATCGGCTGGCGTTCGACGAACCCGGCCAGGTCGACGAAAAAATTCGGTCGTGGTTGGTGGAGGCCTACGAGACAGTCGGGCCGGGTACGCGGTAA
- a CDS encoding helix-turn-helix domain-containing protein, producing the protein MSATLKRPAHRPSRRGVIVETAFELFASRPVDSVTVADIAAAAEMTSAAIYYHYPSREEILLEGLHEFAAEYVGEIERIAREVVIPARNMGSLVEPLVAWLSDNRTSSTVYFVQSRGASQQVEAIRRSNALVLIPVLSAAAKKARGKLSAAEASVVAVAMIAQIEIFASAFLSEDRSFTTLGLRRFIQSGTDLADRIAGTTTT; encoded by the coding sequence ATGTCGGCAACACTGAAGCGACCAGCGCACCGTCCCTCGCGCCGTGGGGTCATCGTAGAAACAGCGTTCGAGTTGTTCGCGTCCCGACCAGTCGATTCCGTGACGGTCGCCGATATTGCAGCCGCCGCAGAAATGACGTCCGCAGCGATCTACTACCACTACCCGTCGCGCGAGGAAATCCTGCTCGAGGGTCTGCATGAGTTCGCCGCCGAGTACGTCGGCGAGATCGAGCGGATCGCCCGCGAGGTGGTGATTCCGGCTCGCAACATGGGCTCGCTCGTCGAACCACTCGTGGCGTGGCTGTCGGACAACCGCACCAGCTCCACCGTGTACTTCGTTCAATCCCGTGGGGCAAGCCAGCAGGTCGAAGCGATTCGTCGCTCGAATGCGCTCGTGCTGATCCCGGTTCTGAGCGCAGCGGCCAAGAAGGCGAGAGGAAAGCTGTCCGCCGCCGAAGCCAGCGTCGTAGCGGTCGCCATGATCGCGCAGATCGAAATCTTCGCCTCGGCGTTCCTGTCCGAGGATCGCTCCTTCACCACGCTCGGCCTCCGGCGGTTCATCCAGTCCGGAACGGACTTGGCCGATCGAATCGCAGGAACCACAACGACCTGA
- a CDS encoding TetR/AcrR family transcriptional regulator yields the protein MSVQGADDKVGKKLPHRPSRRHEIVGAAIRVFAAKSFSDASIQDVADEADVVPSAVYYHFAGKDELFELAMRRVLDMVNEVVAEVRAQEDSSEVPSLEPVILAVWTWVEKHPDESRLLHYHLPGATADASALRREFEEEHVQRAFDYLPPGPVPATKRAAATAHASHTLSTRTLIELLMTIHALRIGEGPLSRHASKSLSRAVVAVGDRIIVG from the coding sequence GTGAGTGTTCAGGGGGCGGACGACAAGGTGGGAAAGAAGTTACCGCACAGGCCGTCGCGACGACATGAAATAGTTGGGGCGGCGATCCGGGTCTTCGCGGCAAAGAGCTTCTCGGATGCAAGCATCCAGGACGTGGCCGACGAGGCCGATGTCGTGCCGTCTGCCGTCTACTACCACTTCGCCGGCAAAGACGAGTTGTTCGAGCTGGCGATGCGGCGCGTGCTCGACATGGTCAACGAGGTCGTGGCCGAAGTTCGCGCACAGGAAGATTCCAGCGAAGTTCCATCGTTGGAACCCGTCATCCTCGCGGTATGGACGTGGGTCGAGAAGCATCCGGACGAGTCACGACTGCTGCACTATCACCTACCCGGCGCCACGGCAGACGCCTCGGCGCTGCGACGTGAATTCGAAGAGGAGCACGTCCAGCGCGCATTCGACTACCTGCCGCCTGGCCCGGTCCCAGCAACCAAGCGTGCGGCGGCAACGGCACATGCCTCGCATACGCTGTCGACGAGAACGCTCATCGAGCTGCTGATGACCATTCATGCACTGCGAATAGGTGAGGGGCCTCTCAGTCGGCATGCGTCGAAAAGCTTGAGCCGGGCAGTCGTTGCGGTGGGGGACCGCATCATCGTCGGCTGA
- a CDS encoding DUF5313 family protein: protein MSDPTRPNAVQWLGYVLGRKLPMSMQDWVRNDLVGKGAVPRHLLRSMIPFMPIFIGFVVLFPGALWLRGAMVLLSVLLALFYTVAFMELNRARRLELHGLPSNLKSDRKRAALDTERARYEQLHLGDRSSR, encoded by the coding sequence ATGAGCGACCCAACACGTCCGAATGCAGTCCAATGGCTGGGCTACGTCCTGGGACGGAAGCTTCCGATGTCGATGCAGGACTGGGTACGAAACGACCTCGTCGGAAAGGGCGCAGTGCCGAGACACCTACTGCGGTCGATGATTCCGTTCATGCCCATCTTCATCGGGTTTGTCGTGTTGTTCCCCGGAGCCCTGTGGCTGCGCGGCGCAATGGTTCTTCTGAGTGTGCTGCTCGCCCTGTTCTACACGGTGGCATTCATGGAACTCAACCGCGCTCGCCGACTCGAATTACACGGTCTTCCTTCGAATCTGAAGAGTGACCGCAAACGAGCAGCGCTCGACACCGAACGTGCCCGGTACGAGCAATTGCACCTCGGTGACCGTTCCTCGCGATGA
- a CDS encoding MarR family transcriptional regulator gives MTAEDPLALDRQVCFALAVANRAVLAVYRPLLEPMGLTHPQYLVMLALWGSSPMSVKAIGSALQLDSPTLSPLLKRLEAGGLIVRARNACDERQLEVRLTPAGAAMRKQAEKIPPAVVEKLGVDIAELEELHTVLGRINRAAIDAGALA, from the coding sequence ATGACCGCTGAAGATCCCCTCGCGTTGGACCGCCAGGTGTGCTTTGCCCTCGCTGTCGCCAACCGAGCAGTCCTGGCCGTCTATCGACCACTACTCGAGCCGATGGGCCTCACCCACCCCCAGTACCTGGTCATGCTTGCGCTGTGGGGATCGTCGCCGATGTCGGTCAAAGCCATCGGCAGTGCCCTCCAGCTCGACTCCCCCACCCTGTCTCCCCTCCTCAAACGTCTGGAGGCAGGCGGTCTGATCGTGCGGGCGAGGAACGCTTGCGACGAACGCCAGCTCGAGGTTCGACTGACACCCGCGGGAGCTGCCATGAGGAAGCAAGCAGAGAAAATTCCACCCGCGGTGGTCGAGAAGCTCGGAGTCGATATCGCCGAGCTGGAAGAGCTGCACACGGTGCTCGGACGAATCAACCGAGCCGCGATAGACGCAGGAGCGCTGGCATGA
- a CDS encoding LysE/ArgO family amino acid transporter, whose amino-acid sequence MTFSLAPTLAGFAFGLSLIVAIGAQNAFVLRQGIERRHVLAVVAVCAVSDILLIGAGIAGAGFIVDSAPGLLKFAYWGGAAFLICYGLLSARRAYRPTALTTEHSPDPARIGTVIVTACALTWLNPHVYLDTVVLLGSVAATYDTARVWFGVGAATASIVWFTALGFGARLLRPAFSKPSAWRILDGAIAAFMLALGATLVVQAVNS is encoded by the coding sequence ATGACCTTCTCGCTCGCGCCCACACTCGCCGGATTCGCATTCGGCCTATCGTTGATCGTCGCGATCGGTGCACAGAATGCGTTCGTGCTGAGGCAGGGCATAGAACGCCGACATGTTCTCGCCGTCGTCGCCGTGTGCGCCGTGTCGGACATTCTTCTCATCGGCGCGGGCATCGCCGGGGCCGGATTCATCGTCGATTCCGCACCGGGATTGCTGAAGTTCGCCTACTGGGGCGGCGCCGCCTTCCTCATCTGTTACGGACTACTGTCGGCTCGGCGCGCGTACCGGCCGACAGCGTTGACGACCGAGCACAGTCCTGATCCCGCGCGGATCGGAACAGTGATCGTCACCGCCTGCGCGTTGACCTGGCTCAATCCCCACGTCTACCTCGATACGGTCGTGCTGCTCGGATCGGTCGCGGCAACCTACGACACGGCACGAGTGTGGTTCGGGGTCGGCGCAGCGACGGCCAGCATCGTATGGTTCACCGCCCTCGGATTCGGTGCGCGTCTGCTGCGACCGGCGTTTTCGAAGCCGTCAGCGTGGCGAATTCTGGACGGCGCCATCGCAGCGTTCATGCTCGCCCTCGGAGCCACCTTGGTAGTCCAGGCGGTAAATAGTTAG
- a CDS encoding LysR family transcriptional regulator ArgP — MSHLDLPQLEALAAVVAEGSFDAAARRLHVTPSAISQRVKSLETAAGTVLLRRSKPVRVTAAGTPYLRLAHQIGALVAEMTIDGLAQKPTSVPIAVNGDSLNTWVLPALAELSDHVDFDVRREDQDHSAEMLRQGVVMAAVTTSDEPVQGCSVTRLGIMRYRPMCSPAFRRRWLPDGPSGEALTRAPMLVFDRSDDLQDRYLQQWGPGLAPTRRHYIPSSADFAEAVRHGIGWAVLPRQQCDRMEIGVDLVDLAPGTGIDVTLYWQQWTLKTAALEELSEAIVAAAATALD; from the coding sequence ATGTCGCATCTGGACCTGCCGCAGCTCGAAGCGTTGGCGGCGGTGGTCGCCGAGGGATCGTTCGACGCCGCCGCGCGTCGACTACACGTCACGCCCTCCGCCATCAGTCAGCGGGTGAAGTCCCTGGAGACGGCGGCGGGAACGGTGCTACTACGCAGGTCCAAGCCGGTTCGCGTGACTGCTGCCGGAACACCCTATCTCCGCCTTGCGCACCAGATCGGTGCGCTCGTCGCCGAGATGACGATCGACGGGCTCGCGCAGAAGCCCACCAGTGTTCCGATTGCGGTCAACGGCGATTCGCTCAATACCTGGGTGCTCCCAGCGCTCGCCGAGCTGTCCGACCATGTCGACTTCGACGTCCGCCGAGAGGATCAGGATCACTCCGCCGAGATGTTGCGGCAGGGCGTCGTCATGGCGGCGGTCACTACGTCCGACGAGCCGGTTCAGGGTTGTTCGGTGACGAGGTTGGGCATCATGCGGTACCGCCCGATGTGCTCGCCGGCCTTTCGTCGCAGGTGGCTACCCGACGGCCCGTCGGGCGAGGCTCTCACGCGCGCGCCCATGCTCGTATTCGACCGCTCGGACGACTTGCAGGACCGCTACCTGCAACAGTGGGGGCCGGGATTGGCCCCCACACGAAGGCATTACATCCCTTCGTCCGCAGACTTCGCAGAGGCCGTACGTCACGGAATCGGTTGGGCGGTATTGCCTCGGCAACAGTGTGATCGGATGGAGATCGGTGTGGACCTGGTCGACCTCGCTCCGGGCACCGGGATCGATGTGACGTTGTACTGGCAGCAGTGGACTCTGAAAACGGCTGCGCTGGAGGAGTTGTCGGAAGCAATCGTGGCTGCGGCGGCGACAGCGCTGGATTGA
- a CDS encoding NAD(P)/FAD-dependent oxidoreductase gives MSSGPKTVTIVGAGIAGAACAVVLRESGIPFRLVDRGRAVGGRMASPELHGRRVDIGAGYFTVRDRQFAEVVARWQGAGLARQWTDTFGVLSPDAAPGTSTGPMRWATPGGLRSLVREMLDDIDTETLDLDQLPDGDVVLAMPDPQSNRLVSVPDSVDYDPVVTVVCGFDAWDLPFENAAFVNDHSVLEFLADDGSRRGDFATVLVAHTTASFARGYLDDPAAAVAPTVDALKEVVGAATPSWTHAHRWTFAKPVAAHDSTFGSVELGSRRVYFAGDQWCPHGAPRIESAWRSGTDAGRALSRSRLGADG, from the coding sequence ATGAGCTCAGGTCCCAAGACCGTCACCATCGTCGGCGCTGGTATCGCGGGCGCCGCCTGCGCCGTCGTGCTTAGAGAATCCGGCATACCCTTCCGCCTCGTGGACCGCGGTCGAGCCGTCGGTGGCCGCATGGCCTCGCCCGAATTGCACGGGCGACGTGTCGATATCGGAGCGGGTTACTTCACGGTGCGTGATCGTCAGTTCGCAGAGGTCGTCGCTCGCTGGCAGGGCGCCGGGCTCGCTCGACAGTGGACCGACACGTTCGGCGTGCTGTCCCCCGACGCTGCTCCCGGTACCAGTACAGGTCCGATGCGATGGGCGACTCCAGGTGGCCTCCGGTCGCTCGTCCGGGAGATGCTCGACGACATCGACACGGAGACGCTCGATCTGGACCAGCTGCCCGATGGCGACGTGGTTCTCGCGATGCCGGATCCACAGTCGAATCGTCTTGTTTCCGTGCCTGATTCCGTGGACTACGACCCGGTCGTGACGGTCGTGTGCGGTTTCGACGCGTGGGATCTTCCGTTCGAGAATGCGGCATTCGTCAACGACCACTCCGTGCTCGAATTTCTCGCGGACGACGGATCGAGGAGAGGCGACTTCGCCACAGTTCTGGTCGCGCACACGACGGCATCGTTCGCCCGTGGGTACCTCGACGATCCCGCGGCGGCCGTCGCGCCTACCGTCGATGCACTGAAAGAAGTGGTCGGCGCAGCAACACCGTCGTGGACGCACGCGCATCGCTGGACGTTCGCGAAACCCGTCGCCGCCCACGACAGCACATTCGGCTCTGTCGAATTGGGTTCCCGACGAGTATATTTCGCCGGGGATCAGTGGTGTCCGCACGGTGCACCGAGGATCGAAAGCGCGTGGCGCTCCGGAACCGATGCAGGCCGCGCACTGTCGCGCAGCAGGCTCGGTGCAGACGGGTAG
- a CDS encoding superoxide dismutase — MTTERYVLPELTYDYAALEPYISGEIMELHHSKHHAAYVAGANTALDQLEESRAAGDHSRIFLHEKNLAFHLGGHLNHTQFWTNISPNGGDKPVGELASAIDDQFGSFDNFRAQFTAAANGLQGSGWAVLGWDELGKRLLTFQLYDQQANVPLGITPLLMLDMWEHAFYLQYKNVKADYVTAFWNIVDWSDVASRGPWN, encoded by the coding sequence ATGACGACCGAACGATACGTCCTTCCCGAACTCACCTATGACTACGCAGCGTTGGAGCCGTACATCAGTGGTGAGATCATGGAGCTTCACCACTCCAAGCATCATGCGGCGTACGTCGCTGGAGCCAACACCGCACTCGATCAGCTCGAGGAATCACGTGCGGCCGGAGATCACTCTCGAATCTTCCTGCACGAGAAGAATCTTGCATTCCACCTCGGTGGCCACCTCAACCACACGCAGTTCTGGACGAACATCTCACCGAACGGTGGAGACAAGCCAGTCGGCGAACTCGCGTCGGCAATCGACGACCAGTTCGGCTCGTTCGACAACTTCCGCGCCCAGTTCACTGCAGCCGCCAACGGCTTACAGGGGTCGGGTTGGGCTGTGCTCGGGTGGGACGAGCTCGGAAAGCGACTGCTCACGTTCCAGCTCTACGATCAGCAAGCGAACGTGCCTCTCGGCATCACCCCACTGCTGATGTTGGACATGTGGGAGCACGCCTTCTACCTGCAGTACAAGAACGTCAAGGCTGACTATGTCACTGCATTCTGGAATATCGTCGACTGGTCCGACGTCGCATCCAGGGGACCCTGGAACTGA
- a CDS encoding nitrilase-related carbon-nitrogen hydrolase, translating into MTSPAPYLSAAIQFEPTLFDKSGNVSSLLTLVTEAAVFGAKLITTPEMATTGYCLYDYDEAASVVETIPGPTTDRFAEVTREHGCFVVIGMPEIDPQTGLFYNSAVLIGPDGIVGTHRKTHSYIAEPKWAAPGNLGHVVHDTEIGRIALLICMDIHFVETARVVALDGADVICHISNWLAERTPAPYWISRAFENDCYVMESNRWGLERTVQFSGGTCIIEPDGTIAASLDSGDGIVYATIDPARSRRPHPAGERRPELYRELQSNTFLWNPLDFFSLYGHQPLPTGTRTEVTVVQSTPTESVQANLAAIDDVMSAASPGSVLVFPELSVTGPVSSTRHPSSCAETVDGESIAHVAATAARTSTTVVVGIAEVDGGHIYNTAVVVGPTGVLGTYRQTHVAPTDAELFAPGSEWTVLDLEVGRVGILIGNDALFPEAGRVLALRGCDLIVCPAAMVAPVGANPGTSIPHPGDILTGADPMHWHHMRVRGGENNVWFAFANAYDVDRGLLGRSGVFGPDTFAFPRGESTVSEGVGTATVVVDTTNLETVYPTNVVRRKDLVAMRLPHHYAALSAVSPVEVDALVR; encoded by the coding sequence GTGACTTCGCCCGCTCCATACCTCAGCGCTGCCATCCAATTCGAGCCGACTCTGTTCGACAAGTCCGGCAACGTGTCGTCGTTGCTCACTCTGGTCACCGAGGCCGCGGTGTTCGGCGCCAAGCTCATCACCACACCCGAGATGGCGACCACCGGATACTGCTTGTACGACTACGACGAGGCAGCATCGGTCGTCGAAACCATCCCTGGCCCTACCACCGACAGGTTCGCGGAGGTGACCCGCGAGCACGGTTGCTTCGTCGTCATCGGGATGCCGGAGATCGATCCGCAGACAGGCCTGTTCTACAACAGCGCAGTGCTGATCGGACCCGATGGAATTGTCGGAACTCACCGAAAGACCCACTCGTACATCGCAGAACCCAAGTGGGCAGCTCCGGGCAACCTCGGTCATGTGGTTCACGACACCGAGATCGGCAGGATCGCACTGCTGATCTGCATGGATATTCACTTCGTGGAGACAGCCCGTGTGGTCGCCCTCGACGGCGCCGACGTCATCTGCCACATCAGCAATTGGCTTGCCGAGCGAACACCGGCACCGTACTGGATCAGTCGCGCATTCGAGAACGATTGCTACGTCATGGAAAGCAACCGGTGGGGCCTCGAGCGCACGGTGCAGTTCAGCGGAGGAACGTGCATCATCGAACCCGACGGCACTATCGCCGCGTCGCTCGACAGCGGCGACGGAATCGTCTACGCGACCATCGACCCGGCTCGATCCCGACGTCCTCACCCGGCAGGCGAACGTCGACCCGAGCTGTATCGAGAACTGCAGTCGAACACCTTCTTGTGGAATCCTCTCGACTTCTTCTCCCTGTACGGCCATCAACCGTTGCCGACTGGAACACGCACCGAGGTCACCGTCGTGCAGTCGACACCGACCGAGTCGGTCCAGGCGAACCTTGCCGCCATCGACGACGTCATGTCGGCTGCGAGCCCCGGATCGGTGCTCGTCTTTCCGGAACTGTCTGTCACCGGGCCTGTGTCGAGCACACGACACCCGTCGAGTTGCGCCGAGACCGTCGACGGAGAGTCCATCGCGCACGTCGCGGCAACAGCAGCGCGAACGTCGACGACAGTCGTCGTCGGCATCGCCGAGGTCGACGGCGGACATATCTACAACACGGCAGTGGTCGTGGGGCCGACTGGGGTGCTGGGCACCTACCGCCAGACGCACGTCGCGCCAACCGACGCCGAGTTGTTCGCCCCCGGAAGCGAATGGACCGTTCTCGATCTCGAGGTCGGTCGCGTCGGGATTCTGATCGGCAACGATGCTCTCTTTCCGGAGGCCGGACGTGTTCTCGCGCTTCGAGGTTGCGATCTCATCGTGTGCCCGGCAGCGATGGTCGCGCCTGTCGGAGCCAACCCCGGGACGTCGATCCCGCATCCGGGGGACATCCTCACCGGCGCTGACCCGATGCACTGGCATCACATGAGAGTGCGAGGAGGGGAGAACAACGTGTGGTTTGCGTTCGCCAATGCCTACGACGTCGACCGTGGGCTACTCGGACGAAGCGGCGTGTTCGGCCCGGACACCTTTGCATTCCCTCGCGGTGAGAGCACGGTGTCCGAAGGTGTCGGTACCGCGACTGTCGTGGTGGATACCACCAATCTCGAGACCGTGTACCCCACCAACGTCGTGCGCCGAAAAGACCTGGTAGCGATGCGGTTACCGCACCACTACGCTGCGCTGAGCGCGGTGTCACCGGTGGAGGTGGACGCCCTGGTTCGGTGA